From the Acidovorax sp. NCPPB 3576 genome, the window GCCAGCCGGGCGACGGTTCGCGCCGCTGGAGCTGCAGCCGCAACAGCGGGCAGCGGAACAGCTCGAAGCTCTTGCGCGCCAGGGCGGTCAGTTCCGCATCCTCGGTGCGGCCGAAAAACACGTCCAGGGCGAGCGTGCTGACCGATTGGGGCACGCTCGCCAGCGGACCGATCAAGCGGTCGAGCGCAGCCAGCGAGGCCGCCTGCTGCTTTCCGCGCTGCAGGTTCACGATGGTCTCCACGCTGGGCGTGACCCGGTCACCCCGCGCTTCGGCCAGCAGCGAGCAGTAGTAGCCCATGCCCAGGTAGCTGTAGTTGCGGCACAGGTTGGTGACCTTGCGCGCCCGCGCTCGCGGGCGCGGCTCCTCGGCGATGAACGCTTCCGCGGTGACGATGCGCACCCCGGGGTCGCTCCAGCGGAAGTCCGAGCGTCTTTCCACCACGATCACATGTTCTGAAGTCACTTCAAGGCTTTCTGGACAGGATGACGGCCGCTGTCCGGCGGCGGCGCCCGTAGCGGGCCATCTTCTTGAATTCGGACAGGCTCACCGACACGCCGCCATCGCCCTCGCCCGACCGGGCCATGGGGTCCAGCACCCGGAAGACCGCGCCGTCGAAGCCGGTGATGACGACCCAGTGCGGCGCCTTTTCCCGGTGCAGGCGCCACAGGCTGATGAGCACGATGGGCACATGCCCGTGGCGCAACTGCTCGATCACGCCCTCGGGAGAGACGGGCAGCGCGAACACCGGTGCGCCCTGCCCGACCAGTTCGGCGCGGAAATCGTCCTCCACGCGCTGGATCACGCGCTTCTTGTGGGGCTCGCGCACGCTGTCGATGAAGAGCGACGAGCCCGCGGCGGCGTACACCGCCACACCGAAACCACGGCGCAAGGCGGCGCAGGCCAGGCCGAACGGGCCGCAGCCGCCATGGCCCGCGGCCATGAACACCGTGGTCGCCTCGCGCCACAGGCGGATCTCGGCGGCCTGGTCCAGCACGGTGTCCGGCGCCAGGGCGGACATGGCGATCAGCAGCGCGCAAGGGCCGCAGGTGAAGTCCAGTGTCTGTCCGTAGTGCCGGGCCCCTGGCAGCATGAGTCGGTCCTGGCGGTGGCCGTCGAACACGTCCTTTTCGAAGCGGATCGCATCCGCGCCGTCCGCGTAGTAGGCGGGCGCGCGGCCCACCGCCACGAACCCGAAGCGCTGGAACAGCCGGTGGGCGGCCACATTCTCGGCCCGGCTCTCCAGGCGCAGCAGTGCGCAGCCCCAACGGCGCGCGCAGTCCAGCGCCTCGGCCAGAAACGCACTGGCGATGCCGCCATGGCGCGCCTGGGGCACGACAGCGATGGAATACAGCCGCGCCACCGAGGTGCCCCGCCGGCGCAGGACCACGCAGGCGCCCAGCAGCGTGCCGCCGCCCGGGGCCGCGCCCGCCGCCGGCCGCGCCACCATCACGCGGGCCGAACGGCTGCGCAACAGGCGCCGCCAGCTCGGCAGCGAGATGCGGTCTCCCAGGAACGAGGCGCGCTCGATCGCCTCCAGCGCCCGGGCATCGGCGGGCGCACCGGCGTCGATCGACAACCCGGACGCAGCGCCTGGTCGGCCCTTACTCATGGTTGCGCGCGCTGCCCGGACGCGCGGCGGGGCGCTCCATCCAGCACAGCAGGCCCCAGGCGGCGCCGAGCGGCATGAAAACCACCAGCAGGGCAAGGAAGAGATGCAAGGCAACGTCAGGCATGGAGCAGCCTCAGTGCATCCAGTGGGAAGGCTTGGCGACGCGGCCGAATTCCGCGCAGGGCATGCCAGCCGTCAGCAGGCGCAGGCATGCGGCCAGTTCGCCGCGGCGCACGTTCATCTCGATGAGGATGCAGTGCCGGGCGGCATCCACGTCGATGCGGTAGCCCTGAAGCCGCTGGCCCAAAAGCCGATGCAGGGAGCGGCGGCCTTCCAGCACGTCGGTGTGAAAGAGGCGCAGCGGCAGCACGACGATGTCGCTGTCGGCTGGCGGCCGGGCCTCCAGGGCCACGCGGTGAAGGGTGGGATAAGCGCAGGAATGCGGCATGGTGCGACGTGGCGCCACCGGGCAGGCTGTGAGAGAGCGAGCGGTGGCGGGCAGCGGGTGGAACATGGCCTGCAGTCTAGGAAGACCGGCGTAAAAACGCCGTAAAAGATGCGCCAGCGCCTGTCAATTCGCCGTCAACCCGCGCGGGCGGCGGCCCGCCGCCGTGCCGGCAGACGGCCGGCCGACCGGCTGCGGGACAATGCGGCTCCCCGCCTGCCCAAAACGACA encodes:
- a CDS encoding GNAT family N-acetyltransferase/peptidase C39 family protein, whose product is MSKGRPGAASGLSIDAGAPADARALEAIERASFLGDRISLPSWRRLLRSRSARVMVARPAAGAAPGGGTLLGACVVLRRRGTSVARLYSIAVVPQARHGGIASAFLAEALDCARRWGCALLRLESRAENVAAHRLFQRFGFVAVGRAPAYYADGADAIRFEKDVFDGHRQDRLMLPGARHYGQTLDFTCGPCALLIAMSALAPDTVLDQAAEIRLWREATTVFMAAGHGGCGPFGLACAALRRGFGVAVYAAAGSSLFIDSVREPHKKRVIQRVEDDFRAELVGQGAPVFALPVSPEGVIEQLRHGHVPIVLISLWRLHREKAPHWVVITGFDGAVFRVLDPMARSGEGDGGVSVSLSEFKKMARYGRRRRTAAVILSRKP